Proteins from a genomic interval of Symmachiella macrocystis:
- a CDS encoding Sec-independent protein translocase subunit TatA/TatB, which translates to MHTPILAFFGAPGPMEMMIIGGIALLLFGKRLPEVARSMGKGIVEFKKGVSGIEDEVDKATYSTSTPSSSARPIANDETEPVTSPKFEPPVAEPTDVNSESV; encoded by the coding sequence ATGCACACTCCAATTTTGGCTTTCTTCGGTGCTCCTGGCCCGATGGAAATGATGATTATTGGCGGAATCGCCTTATTGCTGTTCGGCAAACGGTTGCCCGAAGTGGCCCGCAGTATGGGCAAGGGGATTGTCGAATTCAAAAAAGGTGTCAGCGGCATTGAAGACGAAGTCGATAAGGCAACGTATTCCACGTCCACCCCGAGTTCGTCCGCGCGTCCCATCGCTAATGATGAGACCGAGCCGGTAACCTCGCCCAAATTTGAACCGCCCGTCGCCGAACCGACCGACGTCAATTCCGAATCGGTTTGA